Proteins from a single region of Nocardiopsis dassonvillei subsp. dassonvillei DSM 43111:
- a CDS encoding DUF5998 family protein, with protein sequence MSTDWRTEIERSGYYPALVIDAVATALGSEGAEAFIVHHEATFDPAMEMRRHITVMLLTATRLVVCHTDEHPPTEPGGTSHASTTTDSIQLGNIQSVALTRVVPNPAQYTPGSMPSELVLSVNLSVNWGAIAHIDLEPAACADEECELDHGYTGAITAEPLTLRVSEAADGAGAVSAMMHFADALSEATTRP encoded by the coding sequence GTGTCCACGGACTGGCGGACGGAGATCGAGCGCAGCGGGTATTACCCCGCGCTCGTGATCGACGCCGTCGCCACCGCCCTGGGGAGCGAGGGCGCCGAGGCGTTCATCGTGCACCACGAGGCGACCTTCGACCCGGCCATGGAGATGCGGCGGCACATCACGGTGATGCTGCTGACCGCGACCCGCCTCGTGGTGTGCCACACCGACGAGCACCCGCCCACCGAGCCCGGCGGCACCTCGCACGCCTCCACCACCACCGACAGCATCCAGTTGGGCAACATCCAGTCGGTCGCCCTGACCCGCGTGGTGCCCAACCCCGCCCAGTACACGCCGGGCAGCATGCCCAGCGAGCTGGTGCTGAGCGTCAACCTGTCCGTGAACTGGGGCGCGATCGCCCACATCGACCTCGAACCGGCCGCCTGCGCCGACGAGGAGTGCGAACTCGACCACGGGTACACCGGCGCGATCACCGCCGAGCCCCTCACCCTGAGGGTCAGCGAGGCCGCGGACGGCGCCGGGGCGGTGTCGGCCATGATGCACTTCGCCGACGCCCTGTCCGAGGCGACCACCCGCCCCTGA
- a CDS encoding enoyl-CoA hydratase-related protein: MTQHPSPTPSDDTPLVRLAVERSIATVTLDSPRNRNALSAGLRAQLSAALAAAVADDEVRAIVLTGTGPVFCAGADLKEVGAALRGAPAEPAPELPEIFEQIMGAPKPVVAVLNGAARAGGIGLVAAADIALAPKSATFAFTEVRIGVVPAIISVPVSARMHSRQLSRYFLTGELFDASAAAKAGLLTQAVPDRDMPHAVDAILQGLRGSAPRALSRTKELLGELGAGALATPDRRTEAFARMGELSAEFFAGEDAAEGRAAFFDKRAPRWAR; the protein is encoded by the coding sequence ATGACGCAGCACCCCTCCCCGACCCCCTCGGACGACACGCCCCTGGTACGCCTGGCCGTCGAGCGCTCCATCGCCACGGTCACCCTCGACTCCCCCCGCAACCGCAACGCCCTGTCCGCGGGGCTGCGCGCGCAGCTGTCCGCGGCCCTGGCCGCGGCGGTGGCCGACGACGAGGTACGCGCCATCGTGCTCACCGGCACCGGCCCGGTGTTCTGCGCCGGAGCCGACCTGAAGGAGGTCGGCGCGGCCCTGCGGGGCGCCCCGGCCGAACCGGCGCCCGAGCTCCCCGAGATCTTCGAGCAGATCATGGGCGCCCCCAAACCGGTGGTCGCCGTGCTCAACGGCGCAGCCCGCGCCGGGGGCATCGGACTGGTGGCCGCCGCCGACATCGCCCTGGCGCCCAAGAGCGCCACGTTCGCCTTCACCGAGGTGCGCATCGGCGTGGTCCCCGCGATCATCTCCGTCCCGGTGTCCGCGCGGATGCACTCGCGCCAGCTCAGCCGCTACTTCCTCACCGGCGAGCTGTTCGACGCCTCCGCCGCCGCCAAGGCCGGCCTCCTCACCCAGGCCGTCCCCGACCGCGACATGCCGCACGCCGTGGACGCGATCCTGCAGGGACTGCGGGGTTCGGCGCCGCGTGCGCTCTCGCGCACCAAGGAACTCCTGGGCGAACTGGGAGCGGGCGCGCTCGCGACCCCGGACCGGCGCACCGAGGCCTTCGCCCGGATGGGCGAGCTGTCCGCCGAGTTCTTCGCCGGCGAGGACGCCGCCGAGGGCCGCGCCGCCTTCTTCGACAAGCGCGCGCCCCGCTGGGCCAGGTGA
- a CDS encoding carbohydrate kinase family protein: MVVIGDLMTDAVARAFHPLARGSDTPASVIMYGGGSGANIASWLAVEGTDTTFVGRRGSDITGRTREMELMGYGLDSRMVMDPERPTGTCVVMITHRGDRTMLSDPGANARLQPEDLPRDVFGPDGHLHVSGYTLINDDSRRAARVALRMARDSGMSISVDGGSHAPLERAGAENFLDWTQGARLLFANVDQARVLTGRDEPEAAAKVLTAWYPNVVLKLGEQGGLWASKTRDDCVTAPAEPVDPSPGSVGAGDAFIAGFLPAWLLGRHPKEALGRAHRLAARALHQPGARPDLGEGQPVRRGAPRGQRIR; the protein is encoded by the coding sequence GTGGTCGTGATCGGTGACCTGATGACCGACGCCGTCGCGCGCGCGTTCCACCCGTTGGCCCGCGGCAGCGACACTCCGGCGTCCGTGATCATGTACGGCGGCGGGTCGGGGGCGAACATCGCCTCGTGGCTGGCCGTGGAGGGCACCGACACCACGTTCGTCGGCCGCCGCGGCTCCGACATCACCGGGCGCACCCGTGAGATGGAACTCATGGGCTACGGCCTGGACTCGCGGATGGTGATGGACCCGGAGCGGCCCACCGGCACCTGCGTGGTGATGATCACGCACCGGGGCGACCGGACGATGCTGAGCGACCCGGGCGCCAACGCCCGTCTGCAGCCCGAGGACCTGCCCCGCGACGTGTTCGGCCCGGACGGGCACCTGCACGTGTCGGGCTACACCCTCATCAACGACGACTCCCGGCGCGCCGCCCGGGTGGCGCTGCGGATGGCCCGCGACAGCGGGATGTCGATCTCGGTGGACGGCGGTTCGCACGCGCCGCTGGAGCGCGCGGGCGCGGAGAACTTCCTGGACTGGACGCAGGGCGCGCGCCTGCTGTTCGCCAACGTCGACCAGGCCCGGGTGCTGACCGGCCGGGACGAGCCCGAGGCCGCCGCCAAGGTGCTGACCGCGTGGTACCCCAACGTGGTGCTCAAGCTCGGCGAGCAGGGCGGCCTGTGGGCGTCCAAGACCCGCGACGACTGCGTGACCGCGCCGGCCGAGCCGGTGGACCCGTCCCCGGGTTCGGTGGGTGCCGGTGACGCCTTCATCGCCGGTTTCCTGCCCGCGTGGCTGCTCGGCCGCCATCCCAAGGAGGCGCTGGGCCGGGCGCACCGCCTGGCGGCGCGTGCCCTGCACCAGCCGGGCGCCCGCCCGGACCTGGGCGAGGGCCAGCCGGTGCGCCGCGGCGCACCGCGCGGCCAGCGCATCCGCTGA
- a CDS encoding DUF3145 domain-containing protein, translated as MSARGVLYVHSAPAALCPHVEWAVAGVVGVPVKLDWVAQPAAPGNHRAELNWQGKPGTAGSVASALNAWQRLRFEVTEEGSPGCDGVRYSYTPSLGMFTALTSAAGEVLVPEGRLRLAVERAAADGTDLAAEIERLTGRAWDEELEPFRYAGDGAPVRWLHAAG; from the coding sequence GTGTCCGCACGTGGCGTCTTGTACGTCCACTCCGCGCCAGCGGCGCTGTGCCCACACGTCGAGTGGGCGGTCGCGGGCGTCGTTGGAGTACCCGTGAAACTCGACTGGGTCGCCCAACCGGCGGCACCCGGCAACCACCGCGCCGAGCTCAACTGGCAGGGGAAGCCGGGCACCGCGGGCTCGGTGGCCTCGGCGCTGAACGCGTGGCAGCGCCTGCGGTTCGAGGTGACCGAGGAGGGGTCGCCCGGCTGCGACGGCGTGCGCTACAGCTACACGCCCTCCCTCGGTATGTTCACCGCCCTCACCAGCGCGGCGGGCGAGGTCCTCGTGCCCGAGGGCCGGCTGCGCCTGGCCGTGGAGCGGGCCGCGGCCGACGGCACCGACCTGGCCGCCGAGATCGAACGCCTCACCGGCCGCGCCTGGGACGAGGAGCTGGAGCCCTTCCGCTACGCGGGCGACGGCGCCCCGGTGCGCTGGCTCCACGCCGCGGGCTGA
- a CDS encoding MBL fold metallo-hydrolase: MSYSGDTRVGGPADLRRLPHLTITKLAVGPMDNNAYLLRCQGTGEAVLIDAAAEPDRILELIGEEGLARVVTTHRHQDHWQALAEVVGQTGARTVAHPDDGDELPVSVDEPVVHGSRVPVGECHLTVIHLRGHTPGSIALRYDDPEGHTHLFTGDSLFPGGVGRTWSDDDFRVLFADVEERVFGALADDTWVYPGHGRDTTLGAERPHLGEWRERGW, encoded by the coding sequence GTGAGCTACTCCGGAGATACCAGGGTCGGCGGCCCCGCCGACCTGCGACGACTACCGCACCTGACCATCACCAAGCTGGCCGTCGGCCCGATGGACAACAACGCCTACCTGCTGCGCTGCCAGGGCACCGGCGAGGCCGTCCTCATCGACGCCGCGGCCGAGCCCGACCGCATCCTGGAGCTGATCGGCGAGGAGGGCCTGGCACGGGTGGTCACCACCCACCGCCACCAGGACCACTGGCAGGCCCTCGCCGAGGTCGTGGGCCAGACCGGGGCACGCACGGTCGCCCATCCCGACGACGGCGACGAACTCCCCGTCTCCGTGGACGAGCCCGTCGTGCACGGGTCGCGCGTCCCGGTCGGGGAGTGCCACCTCACCGTCATCCACCTGCGCGGGCACACCCCCGGGTCGATCGCCCTGCGCTACGACGACCCCGAGGGCCACACCCACCTGTTCACGGGTGACTCCCTCTTCCCGGGAGGCGTCGGCCGCACCTGGTCCGACGACGACTTCCGCGTCCTGTTCGCGGACGTGGAGGAGCGCGTGTTCGGGGCGCTGGCCGACGACACCTGGGTCTACCCCGGGCACGGACGCGACACCACCCTGGGCGCCGAGCGTCCGCACCTGGGGGAGTGGCGCGAGCGCGGCTGGTAG
- a CDS encoding CHAT domain-containing protein, which produces MSLRAQPSLLSPESPLSAACPDHHALRSGRSLLARVSHGVRLAQGGMFEQTAALLDEAHRRLLGHPVAESATVMPGVLLNLGLAQTLCGRFPQAEEHLREARSLARERRLPLMGLVIDQNLGCLSLYRGDAPAAIATFHGLTDRLPSERREALHVDLAEALLAEGLVEEAATALADGPWAGGSSANALLVEAKLRLLRGDHRHTVELTRRVRHSFGTGSLWYRLATRLERMALREGRTTSPVARARTALAVRAPLAAPRPSGKGAAHVALDTLDAHARLAPGPWLAGAVSDPHVVRAGLESALRAGEAATALEWAELARTWAAPHVPGPGVRTPATASLADRYRAALVRGRDPHVLARRLESARWQAHHQTPGARRAPAPAPVAGALLERLGDRAFVRYTRAEGKAVALVAAAGRVHARVLGPLPRVARAMARFVHPVAFAQDGCEAREAAEDVARVLLEPLLALVGDLPLVVAGDSYLGDPPWGMLPALRGRPLNLVPGAGFWLDRTRSGVPVPRPPERVLLVAAPEPDGAAREVAALADVYPGARVLRADRALRSDVLASLGRADLVHLAGHGRVPGRSPMLASVGLGDGPLLACDLAGLPEAPDTVVLSTCWSGRGFADRAGAPLGFTGALLAAGVRTVVASPVPVRDAGTAGAMRLFHRALAAGVPAPEAVAVHLGRTGFCCFGA; this is translated from the coding sequence GTGTCCCTGCGCGCCCAGCCCTCCCTCCTCTCCCCCGAGTCCCCCCTCTCCGCCGCCTGCCCGGACCACCACGCGCTGCGGTCCGGCAGGTCCCTGCTCGCCCGCGTGAGCCACGGAGTGCGGCTGGCGCAGGGTGGCATGTTCGAGCAGACCGCGGCCCTGCTGGACGAGGCCCATCGGCGCCTGCTCGGCCACCCGGTGGCCGAGTCCGCGACGGTGATGCCCGGCGTCCTGCTCAACCTGGGACTGGCGCAGACGCTGTGCGGCCGCTTCCCGCAGGCCGAGGAACACCTGCGCGAGGCCCGGTCCCTGGCACGGGAGCGCCGTCTGCCGCTGATGGGCCTGGTCATCGACCAGAACCTGGGCTGCCTCAGCCTCTACCGGGGCGACGCCCCCGCGGCCATCGCCACCTTCCACGGCCTGACCGACCGTCTGCCCTCCGAACGCCGTGAGGCGCTGCACGTGGACCTGGCCGAGGCGCTGCTGGCCGAGGGCCTGGTGGAGGAGGCGGCCACGGCGCTCGCGGACGGCCCCTGGGCCGGGGGTTCGTCGGCCAACGCCCTGCTGGTGGAGGCCAAACTGCGGCTGCTGCGGGGCGACCACCGCCACACGGTCGAGCTCACCCGCCGGGTGCGGCACTCCTTCGGTACGGGCTCGCTGTGGTACCGGCTGGCCACCCGCCTGGAGAGGATGGCGCTGCGCGAGGGCCGGACGACCTCCCCCGTGGCCCGGGCCAGGACCGCCCTGGCCGTCCGCGCGCCCCTGGCCGCGCCGCGACCGTCGGGGAAGGGTGCCGCCCACGTGGCCCTGGACACCCTGGACGCGCACGCCCGCCTCGCGCCGGGTCCCTGGTTGGCGGGCGCGGTGAGCGATCCCCACGTCGTCCGCGCGGGCCTGGAGAGCGCCCTGCGCGCCGGAGAGGCGGCCACCGCCCTGGAGTGGGCGGAACTGGCCCGGACCTGGGCCGCGCCCCACGTCCCCGGTCCCGGCGTACGCACACCCGCGACGGCCTCGCTGGCCGACCGCTACCGTGCGGCGCTGGTCCGCGGCCGCGACCCGCACGTCCTGGCCCGGCGCCTGGAGTCGGCCCGCTGGCAGGCGCACCACCAGACCCCGGGCGCGCGCCGCGCCCCCGCACCCGCGCCCGTGGCGGGCGCGCTGCTGGAGCGGCTGGGCGACCGGGCCTTCGTGCGGTACACGCGGGCGGAAGGGAAGGCCGTCGCGCTCGTGGCCGCGGCCGGACGGGTCCACGCCCGCGTCCTGGGGCCGCTCCCGCGGGTGGCCCGTGCGATGGCCCGGTTCGTCCACCCGGTGGCGTTCGCACAGGACGGCTGCGAGGCGCGGGAGGCGGCCGAGGACGTCGCACGTGTCCTCCTCGAACCGCTGCTGGCGCTGGTCGGCGACCTTCCGCTGGTCGTGGCCGGCGACTCCTACCTCGGCGATCCCCCCTGGGGCATGCTCCCCGCGCTGCGGGGCCGTCCGCTGAACCTGGTGCCCGGCGCCGGGTTCTGGCTGGACCGGACCCGCTCCGGGGTACCCGTGCCCCGCCCGCCGGAGCGGGTGCTGCTGGTGGCGGCTCCCGAACCGGACGGGGCGGCGCGCGAGGTCGCCGCGCTGGCCGACGTGTACCCGGGGGCGCGCGTGCTCCGTGCCGACCGGGCCCTGCGCTCCGACGTCCTGGCCTCCCTCGGCCGGGCCGACCTGGTCCACCTGGCGGGGCACGGGCGGGTCCCCGGCCGCTCGCCCATGCTCGCCTCGGTCGGCCTGGGCGACGGGCCGCTGCTCGCCTGCGACCTGGCCGGGCTGCCCGAGGCCCCGGACACGGTGGTGCTGTCGACCTGCTGGAGCGGCCGGGGCTTCGCGGACCGCGCCGGGGCTCCGCTCGGGTTCACCGGCGCGCTGCTCGCGGCCGGGGTCCGCACGGTGGTGGCCAGCCCCGTCCCCGTCCGGGACGCGGGGACCGCCGGGGCCATGCGGCTGTTCCACCGCGCGCTCGCCGCGGGCGTCCCCGCGCCCGAGGCGGTGGCGGTCCACCTCGGGCGGACGGGGTTCTGCTGCTTCGGCGCCTGA
- a CDS encoding bifunctional acetate--CoA ligase family protein/GNAT family N-acetyltransferase — protein sequence MQSYPNHWEADVVLTDGGTAHLRPITPEDADLLREFHSRLSPETIYYRFFAPYPRLSDRDVKRFTTVDYEDRVALVATISDSLVSVVRYDKVAPEEAEVAFVVEDAHQGRGLASVMLEHIGAAARERGMRRFIADVLPENRRMINVFREAGYTAQQTFDEGVIRLTLDLQPTDDSTEVMRAREQRAESRSIARLLFPNSVAVIGASRTAHTIGQTALRNLLGGEFQGPVYPVHPEAKAVVGVRAYPSVLDIPDQVDLAVVAVRADMVVDVVEQCADKGVHGLVVVSSGFGETGPEGRARQDELVRTARAAGMRVVGPNCLGIANTDPEISLNATLSPDLPPSGTIGFFSQSGALGRAILQRVAERGMGLSTFVSAGNRADVSGNDLMQYWQEDPATEVVLQYLESLGNPRKFTRLARRLAKQKPVVAVRSGGSARTTPTGHAAGGLSLPDYAVTSLFQQAGVVRVDDITQMFDAAQVFAYQPLPQGPRVGIIGNSDSLELLVKDAAVRQGLKPHDPVNLGPQATAEDFDRALETALAAEDVHSVVVVFVPALHPISDDVARVLRARSLDSTKPVVTTYLARQGIPEELRRVGDRGQTLRGSVPSYPSPEDAVRALAYATRYAQWRDRKPGRHPELPDIDGARARATIVRALKNATPSAEEIAWFGGERRYDEETAISGEDARDLLACYGIAAYPDIPVTSEEEAVVAAGQLGYPAVVKADSPDLRLRAGGTFVRADLRTPDDVRSAFAALHDRFGDEASLVVQRMVAPGVPTVIRAGDNQSFGSVVSFGLADVTAELLDDRAFRLAPLTDMDAADLIHAVRAAPLLFGLPAGATSLAEQPNVEALEELLVRVSRLVEAFPEIGYIDLDPVLVNATGAHVLGARVWLREAPDVRPDAGPRRLRGVTF from the coding sequence GTGCAGTCCTACCCGAACCACTGGGAAGCCGACGTCGTCCTGACCGACGGAGGCACCGCGCACCTGCGCCCCATCACCCCCGAAGACGCCGACCTGCTCCGCGAGTTCCACTCCCGTCTCTCCCCGGAGACGATCTACTACCGGTTCTTCGCGCCCTACCCCAGGCTCTCCGACCGCGACGTCAAACGCTTCACCACCGTCGACTACGAGGACCGCGTGGCACTGGTCGCCACCATCTCCGACTCCCTCGTCTCCGTGGTGCGCTACGACAAGGTGGCGCCGGAGGAGGCGGAGGTCGCCTTCGTGGTGGAGGACGCCCACCAGGGCCGCGGCCTGGCCTCGGTCATGCTGGAGCACATCGGCGCGGCCGCGCGCGAACGCGGGATGCGCCGCTTCATCGCCGACGTGCTGCCCGAGAACCGGCGCATGATCAACGTCTTCCGCGAGGCCGGGTACACCGCCCAGCAGACCTTCGACGAGGGCGTCATCCGCCTCACCCTGGACCTCCAGCCCACCGACGACTCCACCGAGGTCATGCGGGCCCGCGAGCAGCGCGCCGAGTCGCGCTCCATCGCCCGCCTGCTCTTCCCGAACTCGGTCGCGGTCATCGGCGCCAGCCGCACCGCGCACACCATCGGCCAGACCGCCCTGCGCAACCTCCTGGGCGGGGAGTTCCAGGGCCCGGTCTACCCGGTCCACCCCGAGGCCAAGGCGGTCGTGGGCGTGCGCGCCTACCCCTCGGTCCTGGACATCCCCGACCAGGTCGACCTCGCCGTCGTGGCGGTGCGCGCCGACATGGTCGTCGACGTGGTCGAGCAGTGCGCGGACAAGGGCGTGCACGGCCTGGTCGTGGTCAGCTCCGGGTTCGGCGAGACCGGACCCGAGGGCCGCGCCCGCCAGGACGAGCTGGTGCGCACCGCCCGCGCGGCCGGGATGCGCGTGGTGGGCCCCAACTGCCTGGGCATCGCCAACACCGACCCCGAGATCTCGCTCAACGCCACCCTGTCCCCGGACCTGCCGCCCTCGGGCACGATCGGGTTCTTCTCCCAGTCCGGTGCCCTGGGCCGGGCCATCCTCCAGCGCGTGGCCGAGCGCGGCATGGGCCTGTCCACCTTCGTCTCGGCGGGCAACCGCGCCGACGTGTCCGGCAACGACCTCATGCAGTACTGGCAGGAGGACCCGGCCACGGAGGTGGTGCTCCAGTACCTGGAGTCGCTGGGCAACCCGCGCAAGTTCACCCGCCTGGCCCGGCGACTGGCCAAGCAGAAGCCGGTCGTGGCGGTGCGCAGCGGCGGCTCGGCGCGGACCACCCCCACCGGCCACGCCGCGGGCGGGCTCTCCCTGCCCGACTACGCGGTCACCTCGCTGTTCCAGCAGGCCGGAGTGGTGCGGGTGGACGACATCACGCAGATGTTCGACGCCGCCCAGGTGTTCGCCTACCAGCCCCTGCCCCAGGGGCCCCGCGTGGGCATCATCGGCAACTCCGACTCCCTGGAGCTGCTGGTCAAGGACGCGGCCGTCCGCCAGGGGCTCAAGCCGCACGACCCGGTCAACCTCGGCCCCCAGGCCACCGCGGAGGACTTCGACCGCGCCCTGGAGACGGCCCTGGCCGCCGAGGACGTGCACTCGGTGGTGGTCGTGTTCGTCCCCGCGCTGCACCCCATCTCCGACGACGTCGCCCGCGTGCTGCGGGCCCGCTCCCTGGACTCGACCAAGCCCGTCGTCACCACCTACCTGGCCCGTCAGGGGATCCCCGAGGAGCTGCGCCGCGTCGGAGACCGGGGCCAGACCCTGCGCGGCTCGGTGCCCTCCTACCCCTCGCCCGAGGACGCCGTGCGCGCCCTGGCCTACGCCACCCGCTACGCCCAGTGGCGCGACCGCAAACCCGGACGCCACCCCGAGCTGCCCGACATCGACGGGGCCCGGGCCCGCGCCACCATCGTCCGCGCGCTCAAGAACGCCACTCCCTCGGCGGAGGAGATCGCCTGGTTCGGCGGCGAGCGCCGCTACGACGAGGAGACGGCGATCTCCGGCGAGGACGCCCGCGACCTGCTGGCCTGCTACGGCATCGCCGCCTACCCCGACATCCCGGTGACGTCGGAGGAGGAGGCCGTGGTGGCCGCGGGCCAGCTGGGCTACCCGGCGGTGGTCAAGGCCGACTCACCGGACCTGCGCCTGCGCGCGGGCGGCACGTTCGTCCGCGCCGACCTGCGCACCCCCGACGACGTGCGCAGCGCCTTCGCGGCCCTGCACGACCGCTTCGGCGACGAGGCCTCGCTGGTCGTGCAGCGCATGGTGGCCCCCGGGGTGCCCACGGTCATCCGGGCGGGCGACAACCAGTCCTTCGGATCGGTGGTCTCCTTCGGGCTGGCGGACGTGACCGCCGAACTGCTCGACGACCGGGCGTTCCGGCTGGCGCCGCTCACCGACATGGACGCCGCCGACCTCATCCACGCCGTGCGGGCCGCCCCGCTGCTGTTCGGACTGCCCGCCGGTGCGACCTCGCTCGCCGAGCAGCCCAACGTGGAGGCTCTGGAGGAACTCCTCGTCCGGGTCTCCCGCCTGGTGGAGGCCTTCCCCGAGATCGGCTACATCGACCTGGACCCGGTCCTGGTCAACGCCACCGGCGCCCACGTGCTGGGCGCGCGCGTCTGGCTCCGTGAGGCCCCCGACGTGCGGCCCGACGCCGGGCCCCGGCGACTGCGCGGGGTGACGTTCTGA
- a CDS encoding RNA polymerase sigma factor, with protein MPVPATTGGDTAGPNPDGNPGETDAAAPSDAELVRAACRGEHRAWEAIVDRHLPVVNAIARSYRLSVPDREDAVQTVWLTLNQQLPRLHSPERLRGWLRRVAHDACGRQRRHSARDQPVDPRSLTRRDPLSEDSGPEAQYLRKEEHEELHRAIRRLTDPGERRAALRYLDGAAGLPVPPAPCDPGSSDDQVHPRTAANQRRRMLRRLRRLLEEPT; from the coding sequence TTGCCGGTTCCGGCCACAACCGGCGGTGATACAGCCGGGCCCAATCCGGACGGGAACCCCGGCGAAACCGACGCCGCCGCCCCCAGCGACGCCGAGCTCGTACGGGCCGCCTGCCGGGGTGAGCACAGGGCGTGGGAGGCCATCGTGGACCGGCACCTGCCGGTCGTGAACGCGATCGCGCGCTCCTACCGCCTGTCCGTCCCGGACCGGGAGGACGCGGTGCAGACGGTGTGGCTCACCCTCAACCAGCAGCTGCCCCGCCTGCACTCCCCCGAGCGGCTCCGCGGCTGGCTGCGCAGGGTCGCCCACGACGCCTGCGGCCGACAGCGCCGCCACAGCGCCCGGGACCAGCCGGTCGACCCCCGGAGCCTCACCCGGCGGGACCCCCTCTCGGAGGACTCGGGTCCCGAGGCGCAGTACCTGCGCAAGGAGGAGCACGAGGAGCTGCACCGCGCGATCCGGCGGCTCACCGACCCCGGAGAGCGGCGGGCCGCCCTGCGCTACCTCGACGGGGCCGCGGGGCTGCCCGTGCCCCCGGCCCCGTGCGACCCGGGGTCCTCCGACGACCAGGTCCACCCCCGGACCGCCGCGAACCAGCGCCGCCGTATGCTCCGCAGACTCCGCCGCCTCCTGGAGGAACCCACATGA